In Pirellula sp. SH-Sr6A, the DNA window TCTGCACCAATCCTGCACCGGTAGCAAGCGATTTCGCCAAAATCATCTTCGCCTAGGCGCCTTGCTGGCTAGTTGGACTCATGTCCCCCAAGGGTGATCGGCACCTGGACCGTTTCTCCTCCTCGTACCACCGACAATACCACTTGGTCCCCCGGCCGTTTCGATTCGATGACGCCCAGCAAATCATCGGAACGTTTCACTTTTTGGCCATCGATACCGACGATCAAATCGGATTGGCTGTGATCGACGATCTCTTGCTCGACTTGCAGGAGCCCGACCCGATTTTTTCGACGCGCTAATTTGGATCCACGGATTCCAGCTCGCTCCGCCGCACCATTGGGTGTTACGTTCACCACCAGCAGACCGCGATCGGTCTCGAAGACTTGCAAGATCCCGATCGTGGGTCGAATGACTTTGCCATGCGTCAACAATTGCGAAACCACCCGTTTGATCGTGTTGATGGGTATGGCGAATCCGATCCCCGCATTGTCGCCGCTGCGCGTCGCGATGGCCGTGTTCATCCCGATCAGCTCTGCCCGAGAATTGAGCAATGGCCCCCCCGAGTTTCCTTGGTTCAACGCGGCGTCGATTTGAATGATCGAATGAATCTGCCGCTTGGTCTTTGACCGAATCTGACGATTGAGACTGGAAATGATCCCCGTCGTCATCGTGCGCTCCAGTCCGAATGGATTGCCGATCGCGACGACATGCTGCCCAACACGCAGATTGCTGG includes these proteins:
- a CDS encoding S1C family serine protease, giving the protein MIRKALVAFGLVGFGVIAGVTLHGALRFPVATGQPPVFPAESTPVGAIPSADPPPASFFPSAPSTVPVPVAGPLPIGIDMGDGFYAMTAEEALNVSVYDRANRSVVNISTTTLRPESMLVSMEVEGNGSGVVMDKQGLILTNYHVISGSQKVTVTLFNGDAYPASLVGQDADNDIAVLQISAPETALFPVPWGDSSNLRVGQHVVAIGNPFGLERTMTTGIISSLNRQIRSKTKRQIHSIIQIDAALNQGNSGGPLLNSRAELIGMNTAIATRSGDNAGIGFAIPINTIKRVVSQLLTHGKVIRPTIGILQVFETDRGLLVVNVTPNGAAERAGIRGSKLARRKNRVGLLQVEQEIVDHSQSDLIVGIDGQKVKRSDDLLGVIESKRPGDQVVLSVVRGGETVQVPITLGGHESN